The genomic segment AACATCCAATTCGGTCAGTTTTTTGACACTGTTTTTCATATCCATATAGTCTCCGCCAATATCCATTCTGCCGACTCCACCACCGGCAAATATGGTGTCTCCGGATATCAGAGTTTCACCATCCCACAAACAGATTCCTCCTTTGGTATGGCCAGGAGTGTGGATTACCTTAAAATCAGCGATTTCATCACCGTCTTCCAATTCGATGTCCACCCTGCAGTTGCCGGGATTGTCAAAAACAGACATTGAAGTTCCCAAGGTATCCTTATTCTTTATGGAAATGGCATCCTGTGCGTGAATGGCGATTTTTGCATTTGGGAAAAACTGATTGCCTCCGATATGATCATAGTGGCAATGAGTATTTACAACCATTTCAATGTCATCAGGTTCAACACCGTTTTCCCTGAGTTTGGAGAACAGATAATCATTGTAATAACCGGAACCAGTATCCACCAGAATATTGTCATCAATTAAAACATAATTAGAATCAATATTATAACCTAAAATAAAAACAATTGAACTCATAAAAGATAATATAATTAAGAAAGTAATTAAAAGTTTTGAAAAATAGATTTGTTTGAACAACCTCGCCTTGAAGAAGGCGAGGATTCCTAGATTTTTCATGTTTATTTGCTCAATCGTTTATTGAGTGTTTTCTAGGCAATCCCCGGGGCA from the uncultured Methanobrevibacter sp. genome contains:
- a CDS encoding MBL fold metallo-hydrolase — encoded protein: MSSIVFILGYNIDSNYVLIDDNILVDTGSGYYNDYLFSKLRENGVEPDDIEMVVNTHCHYDHIGGNQFFPNAKIAIHAQDAISIKNKDTLGTSMSVFDNPGNCRVDIELEDGDEIADFKVIHTPGHTKGGICLWDGETLISGDTIFAGGGVGRMDIGGDYMDMKNSVKKLTELDVKNILPGHGPMVEGNGKDHIKMSYSML